TCTGTGAATCACCGCGGGAGGCACTTGAAGAACTCGATCGCAGTAGATTCGATGTAATTGTGTGTGATTATCAGATGCCCGACATCGATGGCATTAAATTCCTCGAAATTATCAGAAGAAGGAATAGCCGAATCCCATTCATACTCTTCACAGGAAAAGGAAGGGAGGAAGTTGTAATCGATGCCCTCAATAAAGGAGCGGACTTCTATGTCAAGAAGGGGGGAGATCTGAAATCACAATTTGCAGAGCTTGTCCATCTAATCCGCCAAGCGGCAATCAAACGCGATATGGAGGAAGCTCTAGAATATAATGCCAGAAGGTTTAGATCACTGATCGAAGAATCATTTGATATTTTCATTATCATGAGCCCGATGGATGTAATCAATTATATCAGCCCATCTGTTAAGAGGATACTTGAATATGATCCTGAAGAATTGATAGGGATGAATTTGTCACAACTGTTGCATACAGATGACGTCCGAATCTTTGAAAGATCAATAGAACGATTATCGACAAATCCAGGTGTCATCGACCGATTTGATTTGAGGCTCCGTCAGAAGATTGACGGATGGAAGGTATTTGAAGTCACTGGTAAGGGAAGCATCGATCCAAAAGGCAAAACCGAATTTATCTTCACTGCCAGAGACGTGACGGAGCTAAGAAAAATGATGTATGCCCTCCAAGAAAGCGAAAAAAAGTATAGGGCCGTAACTGAATCTTCTCCGTGTGGTATTTATATCTTCCAGGATGGTAGATTCAAATTCATAAATCGAAGAATGATCGAACTTTCAGGTTATTCCGAGCAAGAATTGATGAGTATCGATTATTTAGAACTGATCCATTCTAGTCATAGGCAATTGCTGAAGACACTCACGGAGAGGGCTCTTAGAGGCGAGTTACAAGGGATGCCCATGCGGGTCGAGTTCATTGCACTCAAGAAGAATGGCGAGGAGAGATGGGTTGAACTTATTCCCTCAATATTCAATTTCGATGGGAGGCCTGCAATCCTGGGCAATGTTATTGATATCACTGATCGAAAATTGATGGAAGAAGAGTTGAAAGAAAAAACGAGAGAGCTGGAAACACTACTTGACAGCATTGATACACAGATTTGGTGTGCAACCGATCCAGAAACTTATGGACCCGTCAATAAGGCGCGTGCAGAGTTCTTAGGAATGACGAAAGAGGATTTAAAAGGAAAGAAAATACGTGATGTTTTACCATCTGAAACGGCAGAAATCTGTATTCAAGGCAACAACATTGCATTTAAGGAAAAGCGAATTTATAGAAGCATTGAATGGATCAGCACGAAAAGGGGAAAGAAAAAACTCGCGATAACCAAGGTACCGGTCTTAGACGAGAAAGGCAATGTGAGGATGCTTGTTTGCACAGCTCACGATATTACAGAAGAGGTTGGGGGGGGGGGGGTGAAATCGGTACTGAAAAAACAAAGAAACAAAAATTCTTAAAAACTAACACAAAAAAGAA
This region of Methanomassiliicoccales archaeon genomic DNA includes:
- a CDS encoding PAS domain S-box protein — protein: MLKVLLVDDESALLEIGKVYLEREADIEVSVCESPREALEELDRSRFDVIVCDYQMPDIDGIKFLEIIRRRNSRIPFILFTGKGREEVVIDALNKGADFYVKKGGDLKSQFAELVHLIRQAAIKRDMEEALEYNARRFRSLIEESFDIFIIMSPMDVINYISPSVKRILEYDPEELIGMNLSQLLHTDDVRIFERSIERLSTNPGVIDRFDLRLRQKIDGWKVFEVTGKGSIDPKGKTEFIFTARDVTELRKMMYALQESEKKYRAVTESSPCGIYIFQDGRFKFINRRMIELSGYSEQELMSIDYLELIHSSHRQLLKTLTERALRGELQGMPMRVEFIALKKNGEERWVELIPSIFNFDGRPAILGNVIDITDRKLMEEELKEKTRELETLLDSIDTQIWCATDPETYGPVNKARAEFLGMTKEDLKGKKIRDVLPSETAEICIQGNNIAFKEKRIYRSIEWISTKRGKKKLAITKVPVLDEKGNVRMLVCTAHDITEEVGGGGVKSVLKKQRNKNS